TAATAAGTGTGTAGAGAAttggccttacaaaattctccttgaagcggctaatacttcacacttacataggtgattcctaaacgtgtcatcccgtagatacactatttcatataccccgtatcaaatttagaaatcattaaaaagccttaatgctttatccttggtactgaacattatctcatcacgagaatggaccaaatttttagttgacaatgttgaaccgttattaatgactttgtttgatctccttgaatctagatcttgggatctctagtcttctaggtagagttaccgccacaatggcttgttctcggctatagtcccattcccctcgatgatttctcaactacctctctagttaggccttttgtaagtggatccgatacattatcgcttgactttacatagtcaatcgtgataattcctctagagagtaattgcctaacggttttatgtcttcgtcatatatgacgagatttgccgttatacatcacgctcccagcccttccaattgcagcttgactatcgcaatgtatgcatattggtgccaacggtttgggccaaaatggaatgtcttctaaaaaattccggagccattcagcttcttcaccggctttatctaaggctatgaattcagcttccattgtagagcgggcaatacaagtttgcttggacgacttccaagataccgctcctccaccaatagtgaatacatatccacttgtggacatagaatcagttgaaccggtgatctaatttgcatcacaatatccctcaatcaccgcaggatatttactgtagtgcaaagcaaagtcctgggtatgttctaaatatcccaaaactcgtttcatcgCCATCCAATGAAATTGACCTAGATTGctcgtgtatcgactcaatttgcttatagcacaagctatatctggtcgtgtacaattcatgatatacattaagcgtcccaacacacgagcataatccaattgtgatatgctttggcctttgttctttgctaatgcaagattcacgtcaattggagtctttgcaactttaaaccctaagtgcttgaattttccaagtactgtcttaatataatgagattgtgacaatgctaGACCTTGAGTATTGTCataccttgaggagtcttattggtCTTAatccccagaattaaatcagcaactcccaagtccttcatatcaaacttgctagttagcatacgcttagtcacatttatgttggcaatgtcattactcattatcagcatatcatccacatataagcaaataatgactatgtgatttggaacatttttaatgtacacacatttatcacattcatttatcttaaaactatttgacaatattgtttggtcaaatttcgcatgccattgtttgggtgcttgttttagtccgtaaagagacttaacaagtctacataccttcttttctttaccaggaaccacaaacacttcaggttgttccatgtagatttcttcctccaagtctccatttaagaaggctgccttaacgtccatttgatgaatttcaagaccataaacTGCAGCTAATGCCACTAACATTTGTATAGAAGTAATTCTTGTAaccggagagtatgtatcaaaataatcaagaccttctcgctgtctataccctttgactacaagtcttgccttatatttatcaatagtgccatcatctttcatttttctcttaaaaatccatttagaacccaaaggtttttttccaggaggaagatcaaccaattcccatgtgtggttattcaatatggattctatttcactattgactgcctctttccaaaataatggttCCGAAGAAagcatagcttctttaaatgttcgaggctcattttccaataagaaagtcacaaaatctggtccaaatgaagtagacgttctttaaCGTTTaatacgtcttggatcctcctcaTTAAAtatactttcttttatttcttcccgaggtcgtttagatccttcaccaatcgaCTCACATTTCTTGTTATACgggtatatattttcaaagaattcagcattatctgattctataaccatattattatgaatgtgggattttctgatttatgaaccagaaaccgatatgctttactattggtcgcatatcctatgaaaacacaatcaacgattttcggtcctatttttactcttttgggtttaggaatttacacttttgccaaacacccacacactttaaaataattcaagttgggtttccttccttttcatttttcatatggaatggattgtgttttgctatggggtactcgatttagtgtccggttagccgtaagaacggttttcccccacaagttctgtggcaaaccagaacttatcaacaatgcattcatcatctcctttaatgagcgattctttctttccgcaatcctaTTGGATTGGGGCGTATAAGGGGCAGTTGTTTGATGAATTATTCCATATTCtagacatatttcttcaaaaggagattcatattcgccacccctatcacttcttatcattttaattttcttgttaagttgcgtttcaacttcatttttgtattacctgaatgcatctattgcttcatctttactattaagtaagtaaacatagcaatatcgactactgttatcaataaaaattatgaaatacttctttccaccgcgagatggtattgacttcatgtcgcaaatatctatgtgaattaagtctaaaggatttgaattctttttaactgacttataaggatgtttaacatacttagattccacacatatttgacattttgatttgtcgcattcaaacataggcaatacttccaaattaatcatttttcgcaaggttttgtaattgacatgacccaaacgtatatgCTATAATTTATTTGACTcgagtaagtaagaagaagctgaaattttattattattctcaataaccattacattcagcttgaaaaggccctcagtgaAGTAACATTTTCCTACAAACATTTtattcttacttattacaacttTATCAGATACAAAGATACACTTAAACCCattcttaacaagaagtccagcagagactaagttctttctaatctcgggaacatgaaggacgttGTTCAAGGTCACCACCTTACCAGAAGTAATTTTCATAAATATCTTTCCAGATCCTTCAATTTTTGCCGTTGCAGAATTTCCCATAGAAAGCGTCTCTTCGGGTCCAACAAGAGCATATGTAGCAAATGCTTCTCTAACAGCACAAATATGGCGAGTGGCTTtagaatcaatccaccactccttaggatttcctaccaggttgcattcagaaagcatagcacacaagtcatcgatatcttcgtgcttttcaaccatgtttgcttgacccttcttcttgtatttctttggAGCACGACAATCTGCAGATCTGTGTCCAGCTTTTTCACATTTATAGCAATTTTcgttgaaccgcttcttgcttgggttgcttTTCGGTCCATAAGCGTTCTTCCTCTTTCTATCCTCAACaatgtttgctcccattattATTGAGTTTCCACGTCCTTtcttttcagcagctttattgtcctattcgattctcaaccgaacaatgagatcttcaaggtacatctcctttcgtttgtgtttcaagtagtttttgaagtccttccacaaaggaGGCAACTTTTCAATCATTGCTGCAACTTGAAACGCTTCATTGATAACAAGACCTTCAGCGAAAATTCTGTTAGTAGaaacaatataattaatactttcaacattagtattaatttgacttataccttcagcaaggagatcgtgaataatcacttgcaattcttggacttgggtaataacagacttgctatctaccattttatagtccaaaaatttagcggcaacgaatttctttaaCCCGACATCTTCCATTTTGTATTTCCTTTCAAGCGTTATCCACAGTTGTTTTGACGTCTCCATATTACTATAGACGTTATACAGATTGTCCTCTAGTCCActaagaatgtaattcttgcatagaaaatcagaatgcttccacgactCAGTCACGAGAAAGCATTCATTTTCTGGAGTTTCGTCGGGCAGAACAGGGACATCTTCCGTAATGAACTTCTGCAGACTTAAAGtcgtcaagtagaagaacatcttctgctgccagcgcctGAAGTCAATCCCGGaaatttttttgggtttttctgcTGGTGCTAGTGCCGGTGTTGTTCGGCTtatcgatgcgttggcagttacCATATGAACAGTCTGGTTCCCGTTGTCGTTCGTCATTTCTGTAAAATAATGATACAAACAAACgttaaaatcacgtagattttaatctccactggagtagaaaaccacacaggttttagtcTCCAAAAACAGTGAATATAACacaaatacaaaaaatattaaattccttaaacttGTTATTtagctgtatttgtaaaataattatggagaagataaaataacataaatgtaaaagaaacagaatttaatccaagcccactgaattcacattgtttccttaaggaatttaatcccctcctagtacccaaggttgtggattatttcctcccaggatagaacgaattacacattggtgtagcgatacttcaaacaccaatgtttcagcgaacacaaagatcggtagtaaatcacacttactgatgctttgtttgtagttaaaataatgcaaaagaaaggaggagaagtcaGAAATTCGTATGGAAAATCTGAAAGAATGGACTGAtatttatagccaatgttgagctcaatctgaagaggtgccaactgtttcttcaaatctgaagaggtgcaaactgttcttcaactcttcagatttgaagaggtgcaaactgttcttctgaagaggtgcaaactgttttgtaaatgtcttttacaaaaaATAAAGTGCATATACTATTACGttttggatttaatattaatattccgtttacaaaaaatcggatatttaataacaattctgttaatatttactattaacaaataattttggtccaaaaaattaatcaatcaattatttgaccgaagccgaagccgaagccgagccgagcgagcgacgacgacggtgTGAGGCTTGcattcttcttaactctttaagagctagaagaagtgcaattgtatatatacccatcaaaatcttttcctcttccaatatgggacaatatccctttgtcaaggagggaaactcaaatattttcaatttctctctattttccattcaccctcttttaagctacatttaagcttaaaaaaccCAACAGCTAGCAGAGTTAATAGCTTAACTAATATTTGTAACTCCTTACTTTGTCactaaaaaaaaataatagaacCCATTCAAGAAGTTGATAACGTTgtatcaaaataatattttgatattTTAGTGTACTTGTTGCAATGATGGAAACCTgagaaaaagcaaaaaaaaaaaaaaaaaacaaattaaaaatggGGTTTAAAAGTGTATTGCTCATTTTCTAATGATAATTGTAATATTTTctttatataaaatattttacttttctaCTTTAAAATACttaatattttctaaaaaaaattatGGCCTCACCGGAAGAGGTTAGTGGGATGGATAGCATCTTTCTTTCCTTGATAAGAGGTATTCAGTTTGATTCTTAACATGAAAAAAATTCTTTTTAAGAAACAATTTCCACTTTAATAAACTTTATAAATTCGAATTAGTCAAGGTCCCGAATCAAATACCAAACATCCAGTAGAATTGGAAAAACAATTGGGGTCCCTAAAATTCTGGGCCTAAAGATTGTATTTAGCGGCTTCACCAACTCGCCGTCCCTACGTCTAGTCTAGATCTACCATGTTGGGATTAGGCactaaaaatagaaaaaagaaatcaagttGATCGCAACAACTTGATTGAATTGAGCAATCATGGTCCCAACTAGCAATCAATCATGAGTCATGACCTTGACCATTTCTCTCAAAGATAATTAATCAAAGCACGGGGTGTGGGGGCAGTCATAGTATGTTTTGTGCCACCGAAAAGTCTTTTGCCTCTTTTGTCAAAGTCTAActtctcttcttcttcaattAAGTTTTTGATCTCTCTGGactaggggtcgtttggtttaaAGTTATGTTATGGTGCGATTATTTATATTGGAATTAGTTATACTGTGATTAGTTATTCTGAGATTATTCTTATTGAATGTTTGGAATGTTGTATTAATCATGTGATTGTTAATTTTACTGTTTTATCATGGGATAATTTATCCTAGGATTACTATTCCACTCTCTGacaggtataagttatcccggtacTATTTTTAATCTTGAAATAACTTATACCGGGAATAATAACCAAACAAGGGATAAAATGATATTAAATTTTTATCCTAAAATTATTTTAGTTTATTCATCATATCATTTACATATTTCAGCTTACCTCTTTTATCTCGTCTTCTTTTAGTAATCTGGTGCAAAAAGGGAAATTAAAGGAAGTGTTGAATTACATGAATCGTTACGTCTAAACATTTAAACTGTTTTAAATTTAAATTCTTCCTTATTGATTTAAAGTTTGCAGTGTTTTTTCCTTGTACGCTTTTGGTCAAGCACGTAAAAATATTTTGTAATAGGGTGGTGAAAGCCAAATGAAAaatagatttaccaaaaatatacTCTAACACCATGGTGATTTAAAAAAGTTCTTTTTTCTCACACCATACAATTCGATGGTTAGCCACGCCACAATTCTATTACTATAATGAATTAACTTCTAATACAGTACTATAAGATATATGTTAATTATCTCTTTACGTTGTTGGAATGTTAAACTTCTACCTTATATAACTGATTCCGAATTATAATAAAATGTTCTTTGAAATCCGTATACGTCCTTACTTGCTAACTTTGATTAGGACGTATGTGAATTCTTTTATTCTAAAAGATTCGTATATGTCCTAATCAAAGTAAGTTAATGAATGACATACGTATTTAGTACTAGATTATGTTAAACTATGTGCACACTTCTCCTGTATTCTTTGGAATGTATCTCTAAAAGATGTAATCGCATTTTGAACTCTAATAATTGgcatttgttataaatatatctcaaaataataatatcgaacaaggaaaaacaagctaagagatatagagagaaagagaggaagagagattcttatttcttcttcaattgtgtgtttttcctatctattacaaggcctttatataagcatgaaaagtgaataaaaatatgtcattgaatatgtcattaagcatagaaatatgtcattgaatatgtcattaagcatttgagaagatcatggaggaagagtagacatccaacataatttgatttctcttataacactcccccttggatgtccatagataatgtgcctcgctaaaaccttattagaaaaaaatcctattgaaaaaaaaaatcatagtgaaggaaaaagagtacacatgtttagaaatacgtcttttggttgcctcattaaaaaccttgcaatgaaaacccagtgggacaaaaccttgtaagggaaaaagagtacaacgcgtattaactccccctgatgagagcatcaattcacatccttgagctttcgcatcccaatcttgtacactagtttcttgaaggttgacgtcggtagagatttggtgaacaaatcagccatattatcacttgaacggatctgttgcacattgatatcaccattcttttgaagatcatgtgtgtaaaataactttggtgaaatgtgctttgtcctatccccttttatgaatcctcctttcaattaggttatgcatgctgcattgtcttcatacaaaattgtgggtaatttatcacacttcaaaccacacttgtctcgaataaggtgtattatagacctcaaccatacacattctcgacttgcttcatgaatagcaattatctcagcatgattagatgaagtagccactattgattgcttagtcgatcgccaagatatggcagtgcctccatatgtaaacacatagcctgtttgagatcgagccttgtgtgggtcagataaatacccagcatcggcataaccaacaagatcgggactgcaatcattgccataaaataaccccatatcgatagtcccttttagataccgcaatatgtgtttgattccattccaatgtctcattgtaggagcagagctatatcttgctaatacattaactgaaaaagttatgtcagaccttgtagtgttagcaagatacataagtgcaccaattgtactaagatatggtacttcaggaccaagaagttcttcattcttttcttgaggtcggaacgggtccttattcacatcaagtgatcgaacaatcatcggagtacttaatggatgtgcttcatccatgtaaaaccgtttcaataccttttctatgtaggcagattgatgaacaaaagtcccgtttgccaaatgttcaatttgcaaaccaagacataattttatttttccgagatctttcatctcaaattccttctttaaataatcaattgccttttggagttctgtaggagttccaataaggtttatgtcatcaacatatacagcaagtacaacaaactctgatgttgttttctttataaaaacacatggacaaatggtatcatttatataaccttcctttaataaatactcattaaggcggttataccacattctacctgattgctttagaccatacaaagatctttgcagtttgattgaaaatattttccgggACTTCGAATTATGTgcatcaggcattttaaatccctgggaaattttcatgtatatttcattatcaagtgagccgtaaaggtaggatgtaaccacatccattaaatgcatgtcaagcttttcatggacaacaaaactaatgagataacggaacgttatagcatccataataggagaatatgtctcttcataatcgataccaggcctttgtgaaaatccttgtgcaacaaggcgtgccttatatctttgtacctcatttttctcattccttttacgtacaaaaatccATTTATAGCCAACATGCTAAACACCATttggtgtttggactacagacccaaaaacttcacgtttcgcaagtgaagttaattctgcctggatagcatcttcccattttggccaatcatttctctgtctacattcatcaacagattttggttcaagatcctcatcttgttgcattatttcaatAGCGACATTATAAGCAAAAACGTTATCGATAACAATATTTTTTCGGTTTCATCTTTTTCCCgttaagacataacttattgagatctcttcattcttatcattttcaggtacctgaacctcccttgaggttttatcatttgttatgtctTTGTGCTCTTCTTGAGTCACTACCTCCGTATTATGATcactttgatcatttgctccttttcTTTTTCGAGAATTTTTATCCTTAGAACTGATAGGTCTACCACGTTTCAAGCGtggtttaaaattattttctttaattaattGTCCTACCGGGATATCCACTCgaattggagcattagcagctggaatatgtgacttagtcacccttggtaggtcagtgaatgcatctggcagttgatttgcaatattttgcaaatgaattatcttttgaacctcttgttcacattgatttgttcgaggatctaaatgagataTTGATAATACATTCCAACCTATCTCCTTTCTCAGCTGCTTATTTTCTCCTCCTAATATTGTgtatactgattcatcaaaatgacaatcagaaaatcttgctgtaaataaatctccagtcataggctccagatattttataatagaaggagattcatacccaacatatactcccaaccttctttggggacccatctttgtgcgttgtggtggagcaattggaacatatatcGCACAACCAAAGATTCTAAGATGagaaatatttggctcctgaccaaAAGCTAATTGCAACggggagactttatgataacttgtgggcCTTATCCGTACAAGTGCTGCTGCATGTAAAATAGCATGACCCCATATTGAAATgggaagttttgttctcataagtattggtctagcaattaattggaggcgtttgatcaataattccgctagaccattttgtgtatgaacatgagcaaccggatgctcaattgttatcccaGTTGATATACAATAATCATTAAAGGCTTGGGATGTAAactcaccagcattatcaagacgaattgtcttaattgcataatctggaaattgtgctcttagctttattatttgagccaacaatctcgcaaatgccatattgcgagttgatagtaagcacacatgtgaccatcttgtagatgcatctaccaaaaccatataatatctgaatggtccacatggagggtGAATGGGCCCACATATATCACCCTGTATACGTTCCAGAAATATAGGGGATTCCATCCTAACTTTAATAGCTGAtggtttaataattaattttccttgagaacatgcagcacaagagaattctttaaattgaagaatcttaTGGTTCTTTATTGAATgtccatgtgaattctcaattattttacgCATCATAGTAGAACCaggatgacccaaccggtcatgccaaataataa
This region of Nicotiana tomentosiformis chromosome 4, ASM39032v3, whole genome shotgun sequence genomic DNA includes:
- the LOC138910252 gene encoding uncharacterized protein, which encodes MTNDNGNQTVHMVTANASISRTTPALAPAEKPKKISGIDFRRWQQKMFFYLTTLSLQKFITEDVPVLPDETPENECFLVTESWKHSDFLCKNYILSGLEDNLYNVYSNMETSKQLWITLERKYKMEDVGLKKFVAAKFLDYKMVDSKIFAEGLVINEAFQVAAMIEKLPPLWKDFKNYLKHKRKEMYLEDLIVRLRIE
- the LOC138910253 gene encoding uncharacterized protein, with amino-acid sequence MTGDLFTARFSDCHFDESVYTILGGENKQLRKEIGWNVLSISHLDPRTNQCEQEVQKIIHLQNIANQLPDAFTDLPRVTKSHIPAANAPIRVDIPVGQLIKENNFKPRLKRGRPISSKDKNSRKRKGANDQSDHNTEVVTQEEHKDITNDKTSREVQVPENDKNEEISISYVLTGKR